In Bythopirellula goksoeyrii, a single window of DNA contains:
- the sppA gene encoding signal peptide peptidase SppA, whose protein sequence is MPDTPPLTPHHVAPPPQIIVQQPPTAFGRYGKFLLIALVLAVMALIGMSAKYQSYFSPPGEPQEKYHSLSKTASEKIAIIDISGTIMDTDGFVKKQLDRVSNDDDVVALVLRIDSPGGTVTASDYLYHHVIELAKERKLPVVVSMGGICASGGYYIAMAVGNEEDVIFAEPTTWTGSIGVVIPHYDLSGMLADFHVEDDSIASAQDKLMGSPTRELSDAERAKERKLFQDLVESSFARFKEIVLGGRPKFEQDKDAFKRATTGQIFTASQALELGLVDQIDFVEAAIERAAELAKRKPDDLRCIKYMQPASPLDALMSVKANPPETALGSLRAILDLSVPRAYYLCTWLPGLLDNAGR, encoded by the coding sequence ATGCCTGACACGCCCCCCCTTACCCCACATCATGTTGCTCCTCCACCACAGATCATTGTGCAGCAGCCTCCTACGGCGTTTGGACGCTACGGCAAGTTTTTGCTTATTGCGTTAGTGCTGGCCGTGATGGCACTCATCGGCATGAGTGCTAAATATCAGAGCTATTTTAGCCCACCTGGCGAGCCTCAAGAGAAGTATCATTCCCTCAGCAAAACTGCCAGCGAAAAGATCGCCATCATCGATATCTCGGGCACGATTATGGACACGGATGGGTTTGTGAAAAAGCAACTCGACCGAGTCAGTAACGACGATGATGTGGTGGCCCTGGTACTGCGGATCGATTCACCCGGGGGGACGGTCACCGCCAGCGACTATCTTTATCATCATGTAATAGAGCTTGCCAAGGAGCGCAAACTGCCTGTCGTAGTGAGCATGGGGGGCATCTGTGCCAGCGGAGGGTATTACATTGCAATGGCTGTAGGAAACGAGGAAGATGTCATCTTCGCCGAGCCGACGACTTGGACCGGTTCGATCGGCGTTGTGATTCCTCACTACGATCTCTCGGGGATGCTGGCAGATTTTCACGTCGAAGACGATTCTATCGCCAGCGCCCAAGACAAACTGATGGGAAGTCCGACGCGTGAACTAAGCGACGCGGAGCGGGCTAAGGAACGCAAGCTATTTCAAGATTTAGTTGAAAGTAGCTTTGCTAGGTTCAAAGAGATTGTTCTGGGAGGTCGCCCTAAGTTCGAGCAGGACAAAGATGCGTTCAAAAGGGCAACCACTGGTCAGATCTTCACCGCAAGCCAGGCACTGGAGTTAGGTTTGGTAGATCAGATTGATTTCGTGGAAGCGGCCATTGAACGGGCCGCGGAATTAGCAAAGCGGAAACCTGACGACCTGCGTTGTATCAAATATATGCAGCCCGCCTCACCGCTCGACGCGCTGATGAGCGTGAAGGCAAATCCACCTGAGACAGCACTGGGGAGCTTGCGAGCGATTTTAGATTTGTCGGTCCCGCGGGCGTATTACTTGTGTACGTGGTTGCCTGGGTTGTTGGACAATGCGGGGCGGTAG
- the rlmN gene encoding 23S rRNA (adenine(2503)-C(2))-methyltransferase RlmN, with the protein MTTTPPPHLLNAFGEPLEAWLKDNSLPRFRGAQIRNWLFKQRAEDWDQMTDLPKSLRTQLAADWQLWTSEILKHTEAEDGTEKLLLRLPGGGQVECVLLRDTVRRTICISTQVGCGMGCVFCASGLDGVERNLTTGEILEQMLRLQLLLGPEERLSHIVVMGMGEPLANLDALLPALAEAHRAEGLDISARRITISTVGLPQQIERLAREETSYRLAISLHAPNDLLRNELVPVNDKIGLAAIMAAADTFFAASGRRLTFEYVLLADVNDAPEHARELGKLLSDREALLNVIPYNPVAGLPYRTPTAERQQQFRRILEDAGVRVRFRHRKGDKIDAACGQLRRSQMVELG; encoded by the coding sequence ATGACAACTACACCTCCGCCCCATCTATTGAACGCCTTTGGCGAACCTCTGGAGGCTTGGCTCAAAGACAATAGCCTGCCACGATTTCGTGGTGCGCAGATTCGCAATTGGCTCTTCAAGCAGCGCGCCGAGGACTGGGACCAGATGACCGATCTGCCCAAGTCGCTGCGGACTCAGCTGGCTGCCGACTGGCAATTGTGGACCAGCGAGATTTTGAAACACACTGAGGCAGAGGACGGCACGGAGAAACTGCTGCTAAGACTCCCCGGTGGGGGGCAGGTCGAATGTGTGCTACTGCGTGACACGGTCCGCCGCACGATCTGCATCAGCACCCAGGTGGGCTGCGGCATGGGCTGCGTGTTCTGTGCGAGCGGACTCGATGGAGTAGAGCGGAATCTCACCACGGGTGAAATCCTGGAGCAGATGCTGCGGTTGCAATTGCTGCTTGGCCCCGAAGAGCGGCTGAGCCACATTGTAGTGATGGGGATGGGCGAGCCGCTGGCCAATCTGGATGCGTTGCTGCCCGCGTTGGCCGAGGCGCATCGGGCGGAGGGACTCGATATTAGTGCTCGACGGATTACGATTTCGACGGTGGGTTTGCCGCAACAGATTGAACGGTTAGCCCGCGAAGAAACAAGTTATCGGCTGGCGATTTCCCTACATGCGCCAAACGATCTGCTGCGGAACGAACTGGTACCGGTGAACGACAAAATAGGGCTGGCGGCGATCATGGCAGCGGCGGACACTTTCTTTGCCGCCTCGGGGCGTCGTCTGACATTCGAATATGTGCTGCTAGCAGATGTGAATGATGCACCGGAGCATGCTCGTGAGTTGGGGAAACTACTTTCCGATCGCGAGGCGCTGCTCAACGTGATTCCCTACAACCCCGTGGCCGGCTTGCCGTATCGCACTCCAACTGCGGAGCGTCAGCAACAGTTTCGCCGTATTCTGGAAGATGCTGGCGTGCGAGTGCGGTTTCGCCATCGCAAGGGGGACAAGATCGACGCGGCGTGTGGACAGCTGCGGAGGTCGCAGATGGTGGAGTTGGGGTAA
- a CDS encoding PDZ domain-containing protein gives MKRTHWVWEAIFILGATAVAALILQTLQSSQSHAEELEGNIVQIGPAGAEETDLPAATEEAAPVMYWIGLRGRNVDDPVLRTQLQLAEDMGVVVEDVVADSPAEKADLRKHDIILRANGDIVDSMLVLQDHVSKSQDKPIDLQILRLGKETSVTVTPEVRPDNIEQLSGDDMTVPLGSPDQALQRLLQQFGAGGGFPGGIGGRRIFGPGMAFNNNRIDLNAMPNGMSISIMRDNDGPAQITVKKGDQTWTLNSDDAKALAELPEGVRKYVEGMLQGQGGGFDIQKELGNLDWQAELKHMLPDNLGNLPGIQEHEDEVIQRMQKMEEQLKQLQQKLDEESN, from the coding sequence ATGAAACGCACACATTGGGTCTGGGAAGCTATTTTTATCCTTGGGGCGACGGCAGTTGCTGCGTTGATTCTACAGACATTGCAATCATCGCAATCTCACGCGGAAGAACTCGAAGGAAACATTGTGCAGATTGGCCCGGCGGGTGCTGAGGAAACCGACCTGCCCGCCGCTACTGAGGAAGCGGCCCCCGTCATGTATTGGATTGGCCTGCGAGGCCGCAACGTCGACGACCCCGTGCTTCGCACACAGTTGCAGCTTGCCGAAGATATGGGCGTTGTGGTTGAGGACGTCGTTGCCGATAGCCCCGCCGAGAAGGCGGACTTGCGTAAGCACGACATCATCCTCAGAGCCAATGGCGACATTGTCGATTCGATGTTGGTTCTTCAGGACCACGTCAGCAAATCCCAGGACAAACCCATCGATCTTCAGATTTTGCGATTGGGCAAAGAAACCTCTGTAACCGTCACACCCGAGGTGCGGCCTGACAACATCGAACAACTTTCTGGTGATGACATGACCGTTCCATTAGGAAGCCCCGATCAGGCACTGCAACGATTGCTGCAACAGTTTGGCGCGGGCGGCGGCTTCCCTGGTGGCATTGGCGGCCGGCGGATCTTCGGTCCCGGAATGGCGTTTAACAACAATCGTATCGACCTCAACGCGATGCCCAACGGCATGTCGATCTCGATCATGCGCGACAACGACGGCCCCGCTCAGATCACCGTCAAAAAGGGCGACCAGACTTGGACCCTAAACAGCGACGACGCCAAGGCCCTTGCTGAATTGCCTGAAGGAGTTCGCAAGTATGTCGAAGGGATGCTCCAAGGCCAGGGGGGCGGCTTTGATATTCAAAAAGAACTGGGCAATCTCGACTGGCAAGCCGAGCTAAAGCATATGCTCCCCGACAACCTAGGCAACCTGCCCGGTATCCAGGAGCACGAAGACGAGGTAATCCAGCGGATGCAAAAAATGGAAGAACAACTCAAGCAGTTGCAGCAGAAGCTCGACGAAGAGTCGAACTGA
- the lgt gene encoding prolipoprotein diacylglyceryl transferase — protein MRSELLRIPLEISGVPLFGIGVLLALWLLGGIAAMVVYAKKSAQHNWKEFVPGWIIGALAIAILPRFFPEGLPLRGYGLMVLCGSVSGILMAIHRGKQMGIHADTLLSLAFGMFICGILGARLFYVIEYWDTRFQFGDWPSTLLAVVKFTEGGLVVYGALIGATLAFLVFTYRHKLPPLALADLIAPSLLVGLAFGRIGCLLNGCCYGGESDLPWAVTFPRDSLPYMEQFESGKLVGENTPIDAATGLPANLPPRSLPVHPTQIYSSIDAALLCWFLWSYYPFRRRDGEVTALMLTIHPISRFLLEMIRIDESAVFGTGLSISQNISILLLVATAIGWVFLLRQTPRRASFV, from the coding sequence ATGCGCTCCGAACTACTCCGCATCCCGCTTGAAATCTCCGGCGTGCCGCTTTTTGGCATCGGTGTGTTGCTGGCGCTGTGGCTCCTCGGCGGCATCGCAGCCATGGTGGTGTACGCCAAGAAGTCCGCCCAACACAACTGGAAGGAATTCGTCCCCGGTTGGATCATCGGGGCACTAGCAATCGCGATCCTCCCGCGCTTCTTCCCTGAAGGCTTGCCTCTTCGCGGTTATGGACTGATGGTACTTTGTGGTTCTGTTTCGGGAATCCTGATGGCCATCCATCGCGGCAAACAGATGGGAATCCATGCGGACACGCTCCTCTCCCTCGCATTCGGCATGTTCATCTGCGGCATCCTGGGCGCCCGTTTGTTCTACGTGATCGAGTATTGGGACACCCGCTTTCAATTCGGCGACTGGCCGTCGACACTTCTGGCCGTTGTGAAATTCACCGAAGGGGGTCTCGTAGTCTATGGCGCCCTGATCGGCGCCACACTGGCATTTCTTGTTTTCACCTACCGACACAAACTGCCGCCACTTGCGCTGGCCGATTTGATCGCCCCTAGCTTGCTTGTCGGGCTTGCCTTCGGACGCATCGGCTGCCTGTTGAATGGCTGCTGTTATGGTGGTGAGTCTGATTTGCCCTGGGCTGTGACCTTCCCCCGCGACAGCTTGCCGTATATGGAGCAATTCGAAAGTGGCAAACTCGTGGGCGAGAACACGCCTATCGACGCCGCAACGGGGCTGCCCGCTAATCTGCCGCCACGGAGTCTGCCGGTGCACCCCACTCAGATTTATAGCTCGATCGACGCGGCTCTGTTGTGCTGGTTCCTGTGGAGCTACTATCCTTTCCGCCGCCGCGACGGCGAAGTTACCGCTCTGATGCTCACAATCCACCCCATCTCGCGATTTCTGCTGGAAATGATCCGTATCGACGAATCGGCTGTTTTCGGCACAGGGCTCAGTATCTCGCAAAATATCAGCATTTTGCTGCTAGTTGCGACCGCCATCGGCTGGGTTTTTCTCCTCCGACAGACCCCTCGCCGGGCTTCGTTCGTATAG
- a CDS encoding VIT1/CCC1 transporter family protein, translating to MKQSLSQQHVESHLPAEIRRRLTEGVRPSYLRDFVYGAIDGAVTTFAVVSGVAGAGLSSSVVIILGIANLIGDGFSMAASNYLGIRAERELQERVRRTEKLHIENYPEGERAEIREIFRQKGFTGEDLDRAVEIITSDVNQWIDTMLTDEHGLALEGPDPRIAAATTFVAFITVGFIPLLSFVWQWLLLDTIDNPYLWSTLLTSVAFFGVGAAKSWFIQRPWYREGLITLAIGGTAAGLAYLAGDLIGGALG from the coding sequence ATGAAACAATCCCTCTCTCAGCAACACGTCGAGTCTCATCTACCGGCAGAAATTCGTCGGCGGCTCACTGAAGGTGTGCGACCCAGTTATCTGCGCGATTTCGTTTATGGGGCGATCGACGGTGCCGTGACGACCTTTGCAGTGGTCTCCGGTGTGGCGGGGGCGGGGCTTAGCTCGAGTGTGGTCATCATTCTGGGGATTGCGAATCTGATTGGCGATGGATTCAGTATGGCGGCCAGCAACTACCTGGGTATTCGTGCTGAACGTGAATTGCAGGAGCGAGTTCGACGCACTGAGAAGCTTCATATCGAGAACTACCCAGAGGGGGAGCGAGCAGAGATTCGTGAGATCTTTCGCCAGAAAGGATTCACGGGCGAGGACTTGGACCGGGCCGTGGAGATCATCACTTCGGATGTAAATCAATGGATCGATACGATGCTCACCGACGAGCATGGACTGGCGCTGGAGGGCCCTGATCCTCGTATTGCCGCAGCGACGACTTTTGTGGCATTTATTACGGTGGGGTTTATTCCTCTGTTATCTTTCGTCTGGCAGTGGCTATTGCTCGATACGATAGATAATCCCTACCTGTGGAGCACGCTTCTTACCAGTGTAGCTTTCTTCGGAGTAGGAGCCGCCAAGTCTTGGTTTATCCAGCGGCCTTGGTACCGCGAAGGGCTGATCACTTTGGCGATTGGTGGTACTGCGGCGGGGTTGGCGTATTTAGCTGGGGACCTCATAGGAGGTGCACTGGGTTAG
- a CDS encoding DUF7901 domain-containing protein, translating to MNATSNARISSDFSKHLGCLTLIFLLSLSSLSYVNAITINGTQVLGGTIAGQPVTPPSPFVQGGGTLASLFNTAADLWEQGILDIDTINLRYGWADLDGGIPGSGPLAIAQGLDIAFNSSFNSGGFYALYMDPVPTDEIEYNHLWKEEADLGVGTVNVARVHYQPNIPDASTFDILSVANHEIGHALGIQNLGPSPYVINPPLPFAGSQVPLVGSNHFNITLPPSIPPGSLPNEPRSLMAPTIRTGVRYLPSDIDFLAAASVNGWTQTNLNPRGGPTTGTPYAKWSQLPMNMKGENIPSEFDWREIMKQPADRDPMGVPAITAADDFQSDGRPIEAIRWWGSYFGDLPYPEPEHIPPRELGFAISFFSDIPVDPSIPGSFSKPGQLLGTYKLPIEKVELTGTDMLGWDGHNIVKYEAKLEDAFLDHAIAGLSEPEAFYEVAGDIYWMSIAAWDGHRLLPDGTSVDSGEPVRKVTIDPLTGVVIDIDHLWGWHTSPDSWNDVGVTGTLDMYNPPTDWDYDNWRPFPPLHGDDNFAFELLTSIPEPSSLLLCMGLAICIALRRTSSQGPC from the coding sequence ATGAATGCCACATCGAATGCGAGAATCTCTTCCGACTTTTCAAAGCATCTTGGTTGTTTGACATTAATTTTTCTCCTATCGCTCAGTTCTTTGAGCTACGTCAATGCTATTACAATCAACGGGACCCAAGTTCTTGGGGGAACGATTGCCGGTCAACCCGTCACTCCTCCCTCACCTTTTGTTCAAGGTGGGGGGACTCTGGCCAGCCTTTTCAATACGGCTGCCGATTTGTGGGAACAAGGAATTCTCGATATTGACACCATAAATCTGCGCTACGGATGGGCTGATCTCGATGGCGGAATACCTGGAAGTGGACCACTTGCGATCGCTCAAGGACTCGACATCGCTTTTAATAGCAGCTTCAACAGCGGCGGATTCTACGCTTTGTACATGGACCCTGTGCCGACCGACGAGATCGAGTACAATCATCTTTGGAAAGAAGAGGCCGACCTAGGTGTAGGCACGGTCAACGTGGCCCGAGTCCACTACCAACCCAACATTCCAGACGCTTCGACCTTCGATATCTTGTCGGTAGCCAACCATGAAATTGGTCACGCATTGGGTATTCAGAATCTGGGCCCCTCTCCGTATGTGATCAATCCCCCCCTACCGTTCGCCGGCTCGCAAGTTCCGCTCGTAGGATCGAATCACTTCAATATCACATTACCTCCCTCGATTCCGCCCGGGTCACTGCCGAATGAGCCTCGTTCGCTAATGGCGCCTACGATTCGTACGGGGGTACGATATCTTCCTAGCGACATCGACTTCCTAGCCGCTGCGAGTGTGAATGGGTGGACCCAAACGAATCTCAATCCACGCGGTGGACCTACGACCGGCACGCCTTACGCCAAATGGTCGCAGTTGCCCATGAACATGAAGGGGGAAAATATACCCTCTGAATTCGACTGGCGCGAAATTATGAAGCAACCCGCAGATCGCGATCCGATGGGTGTCCCTGCGATTACCGCGGCTGATGATTTCCAATCGGATGGTCGGCCGATTGAGGCGATTCGTTGGTGGGGTTCGTACTTTGGTGATCTCCCCTACCCTGAGCCAGAGCATATTCCGCCTCGTGAACTGGGGTTCGCGATTTCCTTTTTCTCCGATATCCCAGTCGACCCGAGCATTCCAGGATCGTTTAGCAAGCCTGGTCAATTGCTGGGGACTTACAAACTACCCATTGAGAAAGTAGAGCTCACGGGAACCGACATGCTGGGTTGGGACGGACACAACATTGTGAAATATGAGGCAAAACTGGAAGATGCCTTTCTGGATCACGCGATTGCCGGCCTTTCTGAGCCGGAGGCTTTTTATGAAGTGGCCGGCGACATCTATTGGATGTCCATCGCCGCTTGGGATGGCCACCGACTCCTCCCTGATGGAACCTCCGTCGATTCGGGTGAACCAGTGCGCAAAGTTACCATCGACCCTCTTACGGGAGTTGTCATCGACATAGATCACCTTTGGGGCTGGCATACGAGCCCTGATAGCTGGAACGACGTGGGGGTTACGGGAACGCTCGATATGTATAATCCCCCTACCGATTGGGACTACGACAACTGGCGACCATTCCCTCCTCTGCACGGTGATGATAATTTCGCATTCGAACTATTGACAAGCATCCCCGAGCCGAGCAGCCTCTTGCTGTGCATGGGTCTTGCCATTTGTATCGCACTGCGGAGGACCTCGTCACAAGGCCCCTGCTAG
- a CDS encoding DUF2156 domain-containing protein — translation MPPAVPPIALDAPDRRLQLVRQFGSFTQAYSTAVQPGLEYFWHGEAYLAFRRKWGIACVLADPVGAPELHAPLLSAFTKEFPRNCFWQISKGTAILLQERGFWINEMGCDTRLDLASYSFAGKKKERLRHATNWLAKHSYEIREGTFASDVSVSEIRELSARWQAERRTTRDVYFFNRPIVYADEIDVRKFFLFSPAGDPEAFIFFDPICQAGEVVGYSPAIKRRLPEAPLRAEEGIMKVAIEQFQSEGVECVMLGLSPMAAITDGEFRANPLLHFSWSRALNAWWINRYFYNLAGHADFKRRFAGQEEQTYYSSKCLFNDVRIIASLRLAGAL, via the coding sequence ATGCCACCAGCTGTTCCCCCAATAGCCTTGGACGCCCCCGACCGGCGGCTGCAACTCGTGCGGCAGTTCGGATCGTTTACGCAGGCCTATTCCACGGCGGTGCAGCCAGGACTTGAGTACTTTTGGCATGGCGAAGCGTATCTCGCCTTCCGCCGGAAATGGGGCATTGCCTGCGTGTTGGCCGATCCCGTAGGTGCTCCTGAGTTGCATGCGCCCTTGCTCTCGGCCTTCACAAAGGAATTTCCCAGGAACTGTTTTTGGCAAATCTCAAAGGGGACAGCCATCCTGCTCCAAGAACGGGGCTTTTGGATCAACGAGATGGGTTGTGACACCCGGCTGGATTTGGCCAGTTACAGCTTTGCCGGCAAGAAAAAGGAACGACTCCGCCACGCCACCAATTGGCTCGCCAAGCACAGCTACGAGATTCGCGAAGGAACCTTTGCTTCGGACGTTTCTGTAAGCGAGATACGTGAGCTCTCTGCACGTTGGCAAGCCGAGCGACGCACGACACGCGATGTCTACTTCTTCAATCGACCAATCGTGTATGCCGACGAGATCGATGTACGCAAGTTTTTCCTGTTTTCACCCGCTGGCGATCCCGAGGCATTCATTTTCTTCGATCCCATTTGTCAGGCTGGCGAAGTCGTGGGCTACTCGCCCGCCATCAAACGTCGCCTCCCGGAGGCACCTCTCCGGGCTGAAGAAGGAATTATGAAGGTGGCCATCGAGCAGTTTCAGAGCGAAGGGGTCGAGTGCGTCATGCTGGGGCTGTCGCCCATGGCTGCGATTACCGACGGTGAGTTTCGTGCTAACCCGCTGCTCCATTTCAGTTGGAGCCGCGCACTGAACGCCTGGTGGATCAATCGCTACTTTTACAACCTGGCGGGTCATGCCGACTTCAAACGCCGTTTTGCCGGCCAAGAAGAACAGACCTATTACTCATCGAAGTGCCTATTCAACGATGTGCGCATCATTGCCTCGCTGCGTCTAGCAGGGGCCTTGTGA
- a CDS encoding PEP-CTERM sorting domain-containing protein has translation MFRFQKILLSALASLLIAPLAQASLIHPDVMGATVTFKNIEESSPSSDPLPLYGQPGTNGDELIFPTTGNFSASSLDGNASDQTDGKLNLMIVAKSGFFLDSFTISEEGLVLLDAPFGGDAFASVNAFGIAKVVEVSGVPVNIPVINFFLSASPLGGQYQLSVIGGSSYAAGWQASSLVGLPQNTTKVNLTLDNNLFASSTGQGTRAFIDKKAFEIDVETSVPEPHTLLLGVAGILAFAGSRRGSFA, from the coding sequence ATGTTTCGCTTTCAGAAAATCCTTCTTTCGGCACTGGCTTCGCTGTTAATTGCACCCCTTGCCCAGGCATCTCTGATTCATCCCGATGTGATGGGTGCCACAGTCACCTTCAAGAACATTGAAGAAAGTTCGCCAAGTAGCGATCCGCTGCCACTCTATGGTCAGCCGGGAACCAATGGCGATGAACTCATCTTTCCCACGACAGGTAATTTCTCGGCTTCCTCACTCGATGGAAACGCTTCCGACCAGACTGACGGAAAGCTGAACCTGATGATTGTTGCCAAATCGGGTTTCTTTCTCGACAGTTTTACGATTAGCGAGGAGGGATTGGTTCTGCTAGACGCTCCCTTTGGCGGCGATGCATTTGCCTCGGTGAATGCATTTGGAATTGCGAAAGTGGTTGAGGTTTCAGGAGTTCCAGTCAACATTCCGGTCATTAATTTTTTCCTGAGTGCATCTCCCTTGGGAGGTCAGTATCAGCTGTCGGTGATCGGAGGATCTTCCTATGCAGCCGGCTGGCAGGCATCGTCATTAGTAGGACTACCGCAAAACACGACGAAGGTAAATCTTACGCTTGACAACAATCTATTTGCTTCGTCGACAGGTCAGGGAACGAGAGCCTTTATCGACAAGAAAGCGTTTGAAATCGACGTTGAAACCTCAGTCCCCGAACCGCATACCCTGTTGCTGGGAGTCGCAGGTATTTTGGCGTTTGCCGGAAGTCGCCGCGGGTCTTTTGCTTAA
- a CDS encoding efflux RND transporter periplasmic adaptor subunit — translation MNRSIVCAMLLLGFLSLSMQPSLAAEDNSKEAEESQKVTGKESEAHKKDESEQSRETFTVSSGPLKIEESLDGRFVATERAEISLWPESWSDFKIKDVVEHGAEVQKGETLFQFEDKDLNKAIADLDLELHLGELKINRMEQALPRQERSLKRTLANAEEALKRAKEDYERYQETEREQAIDSANMNLKMAKFNLDYYKDELEQLEKMYEADDLTEETEEIVLRRQKFMVEYGEFNYELSKHYHDRTLNVSIPRSDRDMKESLDQAEDRVESAELANQIDVSTARYELEKLKSARKASLDKHVKLLADRDLMAITSPLAGVVYYGDASDGKWSKIATQKQKLLPGKSADKQTVLLTVLDTTKLQVMTLLDEKLRISLKKGEKVEIQPAAQGSKALAGKVASISAMPVADGKFEALFDLTTNDLPEWLVPGMSCKVEVVTYQNEDALLVPKKAIHDDESKDKKYVWTVEDDKPVKTWVETGREKGDKVEITSGLSTGDVVSLDDEKQEE, via the coding sequence ATGAATCGTTCGATTGTGTGTGCGATGCTTCTACTTGGATTCCTAAGCCTTAGCATGCAGCCCAGTCTTGCTGCCGAGGACAATTCGAAGGAAGCCGAAGAGTCACAGAAGGTGACGGGGAAAGAAAGTGAAGCCCACAAGAAAGATGAGAGCGAACAGAGTCGCGAGACCTTCACGGTCAGCTCTGGGCCCCTAAAAATTGAGGAGTCGCTAGATGGGCGTTTTGTCGCCACGGAGAGGGCGGAAATCTCCTTGTGGCCAGAATCCTGGTCCGACTTCAAAATCAAGGACGTGGTCGAGCATGGCGCAGAAGTTCAGAAGGGTGAGACCCTGTTCCAATTCGAAGACAAGGATCTCAACAAGGCAATTGCCGATTTGGACCTGGAGCTGCACCTAGGTGAACTGAAGATCAACCGCATGGAGCAAGCGCTTCCTCGCCAAGAGCGTTCCCTCAAGCGAACCCTGGCAAATGCGGAAGAAGCTTTGAAACGGGCCAAGGAGGACTATGAGCGATACCAAGAGACAGAGCGTGAGCAGGCAATTGACTCGGCGAACATGAACCTGAAAATGGCTAAGTTTAATCTGGACTACTACAAGGATGAGCTTGAGCAACTGGAGAAAATGTACGAAGCCGACGATCTGACCGAAGAGACCGAGGAGATCGTCTTGCGGCGTCAAAAGTTCATGGTCGAGTATGGAGAATTCAACTATGAATTATCCAAGCACTATCACGACCGGACTTTGAATGTTAGCATCCCGCGCAGCGATCGCGATATGAAAGAATCTCTTGATCAAGCAGAGGATCGCGTCGAGAGTGCCGAACTCGCCAATCAAATCGATGTCAGCACTGCCCGTTACGAATTGGAGAAGCTCAAGTCAGCGCGAAAGGCATCTTTAGATAAGCATGTCAAACTGCTTGCCGATCGCGACTTGATGGCGATCACATCCCCTCTTGCTGGGGTCGTTTACTACGGAGACGCCTCTGACGGAAAATGGAGCAAGATCGCGACTCAAAAACAAAAACTCCTCCCAGGCAAGTCGGCTGATAAACAGACCGTCCTCTTGACAGTGCTTGATACGACCAAGTTGCAAGTTATGACTCTCTTGGATGAGAAATTGCGCATTTCTCTCAAGAAAGGTGAGAAGGTCGAGATTCAGCCTGCTGCTCAAGGCTCTAAAGCTTTGGCTGGAAAAGTTGCGTCAATTTCTGCGATGCCCGTCGCTGATGGAAAGTTTGAAGCACTATTTGATCTGACCACAAACGATCTGCCTGAATGGCTAGTTCCTGGGATGTCGTGCAAAGTGGAGGTAGTCACTTACCAAAACGAAGATGCTTTGCTTGTGCCAAAGAAAGCGATTCACGATGATGAATCTAAAGACAAGAAATATGTGTGGACTGTTGAGGACGACAAACCTGTAAAAACGTGGGTCGAGACGGGTCGCGAAAAAGGAGACAAGGTTGAAATCACTTCGGGCTTGAGCACGGGAGACGTTGTATCCCTGGACGATGAGAAACAGGAGGAATGA